The sequence below is a genomic window from Rickettsia prowazekii str. Breinl.
AAAATTCGGTGAGCAAAGTTGATTATATTCTTGTATTGCGAAACGATCAGTCATGCCTGCTATATAATCAGCAATAACTCGAGCTTTACTATATGTTTTATTAGAATCTATTAATATTTTCCAATTAGTAGGTAATAAATTAATATCATCCATATAAATCTTAAACAGACCTTGTACAATTTTAGTACATTTAATACTGATAGCTATCATTTTATTACTTTCATAAACTCGCTTATGTAAAAACTTCTTAATTTCATTAATACGCTCATTAGTTTTTTCAGTAAAATCCACTATCGGATAATGCAAATTACGTATCTCATCTATGTTAGTAATTTTTTCTTTATTTAAATTTTCTTTCGTTTGCCATAATAAATCAGTAATCAACTCATGTATTAACTTACGTACTACTTCATAAATAAGACAAGAAGGACTAATATCCTTAAATTTCGCCTTAAGTTCAAAAACATAGTTATCAATATATTGAAGTTCAGCAAGACTATCAAAGTCGATAATTTTAGCACCGATACTATCTTCCAAATCATGCGAAATATAACTAATATCATCAGCAAGTGATGCTACTTGAGCTTCTGCAGATGCATAAGTACTAAGCTCTAAATCATTTTGCTTATTATATTCTGCTACATATTCATTTATTGCACCTAATATAGGACCATTATGTTTTACGATTCCTTCTAAAACTTCCCATGTCAAATTGACTCCATTATAAGCAGCATATCTTTTTTCAAGTAGTGTTAGTATCTTTAAAGATTGAGAGTTATGTGAAAAGCCATGATATTCTTTCATACATTCATTTAAAGCTCTTTCACCTGCATGACCGAAAGGAGTATGACCTAGATCGTGAGCCAGTGCTATTGTCTCAGCTAAATCACTTGATAAATTTAAAGTATTAGCAACTGAACGAGCAACAGTTGAAACCTCTAAAGAATGCGTTAATCTATTTCTGTAATGATCTCCTTCGTGATTAATAAAAACCTGAGTTTTATATTGCAAACGCCTAAATGCATTGGTATGTATAATACGATCCCGATCACGTTCAAATTCATTTCTATAATATGTTGGGATCTCCTTATATAATCTTCCTCTACTTTTAAGAGGATCAGAAGCGTATGAAGCAAGCATAGTTATCCTTTGTTTTGTAAGGCATTGCCCATGTAGCTCCAATTTTTATTGCAGCTTAATCACAGTATAAAGCAACTTAAAATACAAGAATTTTAAAGATAAAAGTTGATTATCTAGCTTTACACTGTATCTAGTGTTTTAAGCCAAGGTATAATGAATATGGCAATTTCTAAACTACAAAACAACACCATCTTGAAAAATATTAAGATATATTATATAATTTATAAGATTTTTACAAGGTAATTTTAAATGACTATAACAATTACAGATAGAGCTTTTGAACGGATTTACGAATTAATAGAGCTCGAAAAAGATAAGAATTTAGTACTGAGAGTTTCTGTTGATAGTGGCGGTTGTTCAGGTCTTATGTATAATTATGAATTAGTCTCAAAAGATAATATAGAGAAGGATGATTATGTCTTTACAAGACATAATGCTACAATCATTATTGATTCTATTTCTCAAAAATTTATGCTGAATTGTACTCTTGATTTTATAGAAGAACTAGGCAGTTCATATTTCAATGTTAGTAATCCACAAGCTAAAGCAAAATGCGGTTGTGGTAATTCTTTTTCGGTATAGTACTTAATTTGAATTCTAAGCGATCATTACGCACTTGCATTGTTGTATTGATACAAAAACCATAATTGCGATCAGCAAATCGCTACTATAACTGTAAATAAGAAGTGATACTGAATTATCAAATTATCATTATTACAGAATTCTTATTCTGATTGGAAAATATCTACAATCCACAAGACCTTGCAAATTTGTTATTAAATTCTATCTTCAAGCATAATAGCGCAAGCAAAGTTAAACTTTTCATTATTAATCTTAGATTACACTTTTACTTTATCATTATAATGTAGTAAACCTACTTCATTAGCATTACATCATCTTAAGCATTACTATCTACATCAATATACACATCTTAATATTTAGATTTTATCATGCTTCATTCTGATATGTGCTGCAATTGACTCCTTATACTATCCCTCTGTAGATAGAATTTCAAAACCATTAGATTATCTATAACAAAAAGTATAATAAACAGAAATATAGTACAATCATTTAACTAAATTTGGAATTTTATTCGACTCTTATCATCTCATTTGCTTATAACTTAAGTATTAAATCACTTAAAAAGTTTATGCTATCATCTTCCTACTAATAAGTTATCAACAGATTCGTATAAAAGATCATATACTGTACTTTTGATAAGAATAGACCTCATCAAATTTAGCATATTTCTACTCATCTATTATAGTAATATAAATATTTATTTTTACTCTTGCACAATAGTGCTTTTGCACACAAGACACAGAATTTAGTATAGTAGCTCTTGATTTCTTGAAGATATACTGTGCCTCTATTAGAATAAATTAGGCATTTTAAAGTTTTGCTCTTAAAAAGAACATATATTAATTTTATATGTAAAATGCACAATATTATCTGCACTATTGTAAATATAATTTTTCTGACTAATATTATTTAAATAGAATTGCTTTTTACCCTTTGATATATTTCTAAATACGAGAGAGTGCTTCATATGCTTTAAAACAACACTAAGATCAACTATAATATACAACAACTATTATCTTTATAAGCTTTCATTTCATTACAATCTTCTGCAATCACTTTACAAAACCTGGTGTTATGTTAGTGCTTGAAAATTTTTAAAAGGTTAGCAATTTTGATATTAAATTTCATACTCAATATTTATTATTTTCTTTAAAAGATATTAAAAGAATATCCATAATTATGGAATAAATTAAAATTGTTAATTTCATAAAAAATTTTAATTGTACCATTAATTATACTATTAGTTATTAACGATAAATCTACTTATTGTGAAGTTTAGAGATGATAAACGCAAATTTTTATTATCATTTATACTGCAATTATTAAAATACTTTCTTAATAATTTAAATATAGAATACGTATTGTTATATAAATATAATATCTTTATTATATAAAGAATGCATCTTGTATTTGAAATGAATATATTATTAATATAATATTCTTCAAAAATAGTTAAATTTAGATTTTTTTTGTTCTAAAAATTATTACTGAATCAAACAATAATATGTTAGTGCTATTTATATTTTTAAGGAAATAATTTTATACTATTTCTTTTGTAATTTTATCATATTTTTTTAATTTGATAAGTATTGATTCTAAATTATCTAACTTAATCATACATGGACCATCACTTGGAGCATTATCAGGATCTTGGTGTACTTCCATATATATACCAGCTATACCTACAGAAATTGCAGCTTTTGCAAGTAATTCTACATATTTTCGTTCTCCTCCACTACTCCCTCCTCGCCCTCCAGGCTGTTGCACGGAATGTGTAGCATCAAAAACTACAGGTACATTTAGCTCAGACATTATTGCAAGACTACGCATATCAGATACCAAATTATTATAACCAAAACATGATCCACGCTCTGTAAATAAGATATCTTTTGCCCCAAAAACTTCTAGTTTTTTTTGTACATTTTTCATATCCCACGGCGCTAGAAATTGTCCTTTTTTTACTTTTACTATTTTACCTGTTTTCGCGGCTGCTTTAAGCAAATCAGTTTGTCTACATAAAAATGCTGGAATTTGTAAAATATCTACTACTTTAGCTGTTTCTATACATTGACTCTCTGAATGTACATCAGTAATAATAGGACAATCGAATTCAGATTTGACTTTTGATAAAATTTCCAAACCTTTTTCAATACCAAGTCCTCTAATTCCATTTATAGAAGTTCTATTAGCTTTATCAAAAGAAGATTTATAAATAAATGGGATCGAAAGCTTACTAGTTAATTTCATAAGTTTTTCTGCCATAAATAGCGCATGGTCTTTACCTTCAATCTGACAAGGTCCTGCAATTAGCACAAATTGTAAATCATTTCCTATTTTAATATTGTTAAGTTTCACTACTTTTTTCATAACTCTTATATTTAATTATTGAATGAGACACAAATTAGTGTTTCTCTATTAAATCAGGTACTATTTCATTTTCTATGAAGGCATTATTAATTATTAGCGTATAATATTTTTCTTTTATTGTTGTTAAATCATAATTACCATAATAATAACCCTCTAGGTTAATAATCCTTTTTAAATAAAAATTTATTTGTTCTGTTTCTAATGACTCATCTATATCTTTTATAAAAAACGACTTAATAAAAGATGCTTTTATTGTTTTTAATTTTTTAATAATAAAAAAAAGATCATGTGGTTTTGTTACCAATATCCATACAAATAAAATTAATAATATTTGTGTAAAAGACATATTTATATTAATTTCTTATGCTTATATTTCGGAGTAAAAATATTTTCACCATTAGTACTTAACATATATTCATGATAATCTTGATAATTTCCTTCAAACCATGTAGCATTATTTTCTTGATCATATGATATAATATGAGTTGCTATTCTATCTAAAAACCATCTGTCATGACTAATCACTAATACACAACCTGCAAAATCTAAAATAGCATCTTCAAGTGCTCTTAACGTATCAATATCTAAATCATTAGATGGCTCATCTAATAATATAACATTTGCTCCTTCTTTAAGTAATTTTGCCAAATGTACTCTGTTACGTTCTCCACCTGAAAGCTGTCCTACTTTTTTTTGTTGATCACCACCTCTAAAATTAAACGCCGCACAATAAGCTCTACTTTTAATTATTCTATTACCAAGTTGTAATTCATCTAGACCTTCTGAAATTTCTTCCCATATAGTCTTATTATCATCCAAATGATCCCTTGATTGATCAACATATCCTAATTTTACCGTTGGACCAATTTTAATAGAACCACTATCTGGCATTACTTTACCAGTAATAATATTAAATAATGTAGATTTTCCTGCTCCATTTGGTCCAATAATTCCTACAATAGCTCCACGTGGAACTTTAAAACTAAAATCTGATAATAATATTTTATTATTAAATTTTTTAGCTATATGTTCTGCTTCAATGACAAGATCACCTAAACGAGGTCCATTAGGTATAATTATTTGAGTAGGATCAATCTTATATTCTTGTTGTTTATTTAATAATTCTTGGTAAGCTGTAATACGCGCTTTATTTTTTGATTGTCTAGCTTTTGGAGTTTGACGTATCCATTCAAGTTCACGACTTAATTGTTTTTTTCTATCATCATCCTCTTTACTTTCTAAAGCTAATTTTTTTTGTTTCTGCTCAAGCCAAGAGCTGTAATTTGATTTCCATGGTATACAATTTCCACGATCTATTTCTAATATCCATTCTGTAACATTATCTAAAAAATAACGATCATGAGTAATTACTATTACAGTACCTTCATAATATTTTAAATAATCTTCAAGCCATGAAACTGATTCTGCATCTAAATGATTTGTAGGTTCATCAAGTAATAACATATCAGGCTTCTCTAAAAGCAATTTACATAAAGCAACTCGTCTTTTTTCTCCACCAGAAATTTTGTTAATCTCTGCTTCTTTTGGTGGACAGCGCAAAGCAAGCATTGCAATTTCTATTTCACGCTCTAAATTCCATCCATTACAATTATCTATTTTTTCTTGCAATTCTGCTTGTTTTTCAAAAAGCTGTTGCATTTCTTCATTAGTCATTTTATCAGTAAACTTATTACTAATATCATTAAACTCATCAATAAGTTTTGTCTTTTCACGAAGACCTTCTACGATATTATCGAAAACATTTTTAGTAGAATCAAGATACGGCTCTTGAGGTAAATATCCTACTTTTATACCAATTTTAGCTGTTGCTTTACCTTCAAACTCTTTATCAATACCAGCCATTATTTTTAATAAAGTCGATTTACCTGCTCCATTGGGACCTATTATACCGATTTTAGCTTTTGGTAAAAATGATAAGTTTGTTTCTTTTAAAATTTGTTTACCATTTATAATTTTGCTTAAACCAACCATTTCATAAACATATTGATATGACATAAATTTTGTTTCCTTATTATTTTACACTGCTATATTTACTACTAAGTATATACATTTATTATTCTATAGACATTAAATTTAAAATTAAACATTGTAATTTCTATAACGATTGAATATTTCTTTTTTAGTCTTGATGTAAAGAAAAAGCTTTTATAATTTAATATATTCATTTTAATTTAATTTTGATAATATTAAATCTAATTCTTCTAAGTTTTTATAATGAAACATTAATTTACCACCTAAGCGACAATTGTCTATTGTTATTTTTATACCAAATTTCTTGGATAAAGCTTTTACTAATAATTCTAAATCATTATCGATAACGTTATCTTTAACACAAAGCTTATCTACTTTATTATTGTTGTTAGAGGATTTTTTATACTCATTTTTATGCCATTGTCTTACTAATGCTTCTGTTTGACGTACATTCAAATCATGATTTATAATATGATCTGCTATTTCTTCTGCATATTCATGATTTATTAAACATCGAGCGTGTCCCATACTTAGTATATTTTCATTTAATTTATCTTGTATAGACTGCGGTAAATTATTAAGTCTTAACAAATTAGCTATATGACTACGACTTTTACCAAGTCTCTCAGCTAATTTTTCGACAGTATAATTAAAATTTTCTACTAAATATTTAAATCCACGAGCTTCTTCCATAACTGTTAAATCAGTTCTTTGTATATTCTCAATTAATGCTACTTCCATACTCTCTCTAGTATCAAAATTTTTTATAATAACTGGTATCTCTAAAACTTTTGCTAATTTACATGCACGCCAACGTCGTTCTCCTACTATAATTTGAAAATTATTATCAATGATAATAGGCTGTAATAAACCATTATTCAATATAGAATCTGCCAATTCTTTGATTTTATTATATTCAAAGTGTTTTCTAGGCTGATTCTCATTTGGTTTTATTTTATCAATATTTATTATTTGTACTATTTCTGATTCTATAGGAAGCACTTCTTCTCCAAGTAATGAAGACAATCCTCGCCCTAGCCCTTTATTTTTCACCATATCTTTCTAAGATTTCTTTTGTAAGTTCTATATATGCCACTGCTCCTGCACATTTATAATCATATAGAATAGCAGGTTTTCCGTATGAAGGAGCTTCAGATAATTTAATATTTCTTGGAATAACAGTTTTGAATACCAATTCTCCTAAACATTTTCTTACATCATCTTCTACTTGCTCAGTTAAACGATTTCGCTTATCATACATTGTAAATAATATACCAGCAATCTTTATCTTAGGATTTAATTTTTTTTCTACAATTTCAATTGTTTTTAATAAGTGACTTAAACCTTCTAATGAATAAAAATCACATTGCATTGGAATCAATACTTCATCACTTGCAACCAAAGCATTTACTGTTAATAAATTTAATGCAGGAGGACAATCAATAATTATATAATCATATAATATTTTTACTTCTTCCAAAAGCTTCATTAAAACATATTCGCGTTCTTTTAATGTCGTTAAATCTAATTCAGCAGCAGATAAATTAGTGTTTGAAGTAATTATTTCTAAATTTGGTATATTTGTAGCAATTATTGCATCTTTCAATTCTATTAAATTTGTTAATACCTGGTATATAGTATTTTTACGTTGTTGCTGAATAATTCCAAAACCAGTACTACTATTCCCCTGAGGATCAAGATCTATCACTAAAATTTTTTTATTAACAGAAGCAAAAGCTGTAGCTAAATTTACTGTAGTTGTAGTTTTAGCAACACCTCCTTTTTGATTAACAATAGAAATTATTTTCATATGATTTTTGTCAAATTATTAATTTCTAAAATTTTTCCTGATCCACAAGTAATACTTTGATGTATTAAATAATCAAATGACCATCTCTCTTTAGCTTCTACTATCTCAGTTAAATAACTTTTGCCTTTTAATAATAAAAATTTTTCTCGTACTGAAATATTTTGTGTATAATGAAATATTGTATTTAAGTTAGAGAAAGCTCTACACGTTAATATACTACAATCTATTTCTATTTTTTCTATTCTTTGATTAATTATTTGTATACTATTATTTGATATCTTTGATGCTTTCGCCAAAAAAATACATTTTCGTAAATCAGCTTCTATTAAACTTACTTTTGTTACACCTGCTATAGATAATACTATACCTGGAAAACCAGCACCACTTCCTATATCAATTAAGTGTATTTCTTTATTACTAATATATTGCATTAATTGTAATGAGTCTAAGATATGACGTTGCCAAAAATTAGGTATAGTATTATCTGATATAAGATTAATTGATTTATTCCATTTTTTAATTAAATTTTGAAAGATTTCTAACTTTTCAATTATTTCACTTTGAACTTTCATCGCTATATTTAGTTTTTAAATAAATTATAATAGCCGTAATTGATGCAGGTGTAATACCTGAAATGCGACGTGCTACTCCAATAGTAGCAGGTTTATGATAAGAAAGTTTTTCCTGTATTTCTAATGATATACTCGGTATTTTAAAATAGTCAATATTTTTAGGTATTAACTGTAATTCTTCACTTTGAAATAAATTAATATCTGCGTATTGTCTAGTTAAATATGAAGCATATTTTGCTTCAATATAAAGTAATTGTAAAATATTATTATTTTGTTTTTTAAGAATAGGAAAAATTTTAATAGCTTGTTCAACATTAAAACTAGGT
It includes:
- a CDS encoding DUF2672 domain-containing protein — its product is MSFTQILLILFVWILVTKPHDLFFIIKKLKTIKASFIKSFFIKDIDESLETEQINFYLKRIINLEGYYYGNYDLTTIKEKYYTLIINNAFIENEIVPDLIEKH
- a CDS encoding ParA family protein, whose protein sequence is MKIISIVNQKGGVAKTTTTVNLATAFASVNKKILVIDLDPQGNSSTGFGIIQQQRKNTIYQVLTNLIELKDAIIATNIPNLEIITSNTNLSAAELDLTTLKEREYVLMKLLEEVKILYDYIIIDCPPALNLLTVNALVASDEVLIPMQCDFYSLEGLSHLLKTIEIVEKKLNPKIKIAGILFTMYDKRNRLTEQVEDDVRKCLGELVFKTVIPRNIKLSEAPSYGKPAILYDYKCAGAVAYIELTKEILERYGEK
- a CDS encoding deoxyguanosinetriphosphate triphosphohydrolase; the encoded protein is MLASYASDPLKSRGRLYKEIPTYYRNEFERDRDRIIHTNAFRRLQYKTQVFINHEGDHYRNRLTHSLEVSTVARSVANTLNLSSDLAETIALAHDLGHTPFGHAGERALNECMKEYHGFSHNSQSLKILTLLEKRYAAYNGVNLTWEVLEGIVKHNGPILGAINEYVAEYNKQNDLELSTYASAEAQVASLADDISYISHDLEDSIGAKIIDFDSLAELQYIDNYVFELKAKFKDISPSCLIYEVVRKLIHELITDLLWQTKENLNKEKITNIDEIRNLHYPIVDFTEKTNERINEIKKFLHKRVYESNKMIAISIKCTKIVQGLFKIYMDDINLLPTNWKILIDSNKTYSKARVIADYIAGMTDRFAIQEYNQLCSPNFNNI
- the kdsA gene encoding 3-deoxy-8-phosphooctulonate synthase yields the protein MKKVVKLNNIKIGNDLQFVLIAGPCQIEGKDHALFMAEKLMKLTSKLSIPFIYKSSFDKANRTSINGIRGLGIEKGLEILSKVKSEFDCPIITDVHSESQCIETAKVVDILQIPAFLCRQTDLLKAAAKTGKIVKVKKGQFLAPWDMKNVQKKLEVFGAKDILFTERGSCFGYNNLVSDMRSLAIMSELNVPVVFDATHSVQQPGGRGGSSGGERKYVELLAKAAISVGIAGIYMEVHQDPDNAPSDGPCMIKLDNLESILIKLKKYDKITKEIV
- a CDS encoding iron-sulfur cluster assembly accessory protein; the protein is MTITITDRAFERIYELIELEKDKNLVLRVSVDSGGCSGLMYNYELVSKDNIEKDDYVFTRHNATIIIDSISQKFMLNCTLDFIEELGSSYFNVSNPQAKAKCGCGNSFSV
- the ettA gene encoding energy-dependent translational throttle protein EttA, whose translation is MSYQYVYEMVGLSKIINGKQILKETNLSFLPKAKIGIIGPNGAGKSTLLKIMAGIDKEFEGKATAKIGIKVGYLPQEPYLDSTKNVFDNIVEGLREKTKLIDEFNDISNKFTDKMTNEEMQQLFEKQAELQEKIDNCNGWNLEREIEIAMLALRCPPKEAEINKISGGEKRRVALCKLLLEKPDMLLLDEPTNHLDAESVSWLEDYLKYYEGTVIVITHDRYFLDNVTEWILEIDRGNCIPWKSNYSSWLEQKQKKLALESKEDDDRKKQLSRELEWIRQTPKARQSKNKARITAYQELLNKQQEYKIDPTQIIIPNGPRLGDLVIEAEHIAKKFNNKILLSDFSFKVPRGAIVGIIGPNGAGKSTLFNIITGKVMPDSGSIKIGPTVKLGYVDQSRDHLDDNKTIWEEISEGLDELQLGNRIIKSRAYCAAFNFRGGDQQKKVGQLSGGERNRVHLAKLLKEGANVILLDEPSNDLDIDTLRALEDAILDFAGCVLVISHDRWFLDRIATHIISYDQENNATWFEGNYQDYHEYMLSTNGENIFTPKYKHKKLI
- a CDS encoding ParB/RepB/Spo0J family partition protein, which produces MVKNKGLGRGLSSLLGEEVLPIESEIVQIINIDKIKPNENQPRKHFEYNKIKELADSILNNGLLQPIIIDNNFQIIVGERRWRACKLAKVLEIPVIIKNFDTRESMEVALIENIQRTDLTVMEEARGFKYLVENFNYTVEKLAERLGKSRSHIANLLRLNNLPQSIQDKLNENILSMGHARCLINHEYAEEIADHIINHDLNVRQTEALVRQWHKNEYKKSSNNNNKVDKLCVKDNVIDNDLELLVKALSKKFGIKITIDNCRLGGKLMFHYKNLEELDLILSKLN
- the rsmG gene encoding 16S rRNA (guanine(527)-N(7))-methyltransferase RsmG, which gives rise to MKVQSEIIEKLEIFQNLIKKWNKSINLISDNTIPNFWQRHILDSLQLMQYISNKEIHLIDIGSGAGFPGIVLSIAGVTKVSLIEADLRKCIFLAKASKISNNSIQIINQRIEKIEIDCSILTCRAFSNLNTIFHYTQNISVREKFLLLKGKSYLTEIVEAKERWSFDYLIHQSITCGSGKILEINNLTKII